One segment of bacterium DNA contains the following:
- a CDS encoding ABC transporter ATP-binding protein, whose product MHTIRELKIICGIDKSGAREDLDEITIFPGEIIGIVGPTGSGKSTLISDIELLAQGDTHTRRKILINGEPPEKDVRTDPRKKRIAQLSQNMHFLADMSVGDFIRMHAKSRNRTFDTVEKVIDIANTLTGEPIHKEHQLTILSGGQSRALMVADIAVVSDSPIVLIDEIENAGIKKKEALSLLTAEGKIVLVVTHDPVLALMTKRRIVMRNGGIRHLIETTQGEISIWSELVKLDDYIMSLRNTIRQGKLVEEPSLV is encoded by the coding sequence ATGCACACAATTCGAGAGTTGAAAATTATTTGTGGAATTGACAAATCAGGAGCAAGGGAGGACTTGGATGAAATTACTATCTTTCCTGGTGAAATAATAGGTATTGTAGGACCAACCGGGTCTGGAAAAAGCACCTTGATTTCAGACATCGAGCTGCTCGCACAAGGTGATACGCATACAAGACGCAAAATCCTTATAAACGGCGAACCTCCAGAAAAGGATGTACGAACTGACCCCAGGAAGAAACGTATTGCTCAACTTTCCCAGAACATGCATTTCCTGGCCGATATGTCAGTAGGAGACTTCATAAGAATGCATGCAAAGAGCAGGAATCGTACCTTTGACACGGTTGAAAAGGTTATTGATATAGCAAATACGCTGACAGGCGAGCCTATTCATAAAGAACATCAACTGACAATCCTGAGCGGAGGACAATCGAGGGCTTTGATGGTCGCCGACATCGCGGTTGTATCAGATTCTCCAATAGTCCTGATTGACGAAATCGAAAATGCGGGAATAAAAAAGAAGGAAGCCTTAAGTTTGCTGACAGCCGAGGGAAAAATAGTCTTGGTTGTAACCCATGATCCGGTTCTTGCCTTAATGACCAAGCGACGTATTGTCATGCGCAACGGTGGCATAAGACATCTAATAGAGACCACACAGGGCGAGATATCAATATGGTCTGAACTCGTAAAACTTGATGATTATATCATGTCACTTCGCAACACAATAAGACAAGGCAAACTTGTCGAGGAACCGAGCCTCGTA